One genomic region from Marinobacter szutsaonensis encodes:
- the mltF gene encoding membrane-bound lytic murein transglycosylase MltF: MFRSTLLIVPILLAGCSESELGSEGETENQQVISEELAPPSETGILKVATRNGSTTYYLDRHENPTGPEHALISDYAAARGWQVEWTMLDSTSDVLDALAAGNTHLAAAGLTHLPSRDEQFTRGPAHTEITEQLVCHRDARPLPRKPGAIPGTGIVITADSSYAETLRRLNEQYPGIEFTEDAERTTEILLSEVAERDIECTVADSNIVQVMRRHFPHLEVAMPLTEGRNLGWYLPGGADELASDAREWMNSKEGDEAIGEMEHRYYAYIGEFDFVDLRALNRRIDERLPKFIDKFEEAEAKTGMPADLLAALAYQESHWDPKAKSPTGVRGIMMLTQRTAESLGVNNRLDPVAAIDGGARYLADRHRRLPETIPEPDRTFLALASYNIGRGHLLDARQLARELGKNPDSWEDMVQVLPLKADKRYYPSTRYGYARGYEPVHYVQRIRNYRDVIRPAFE, encoded by the coding sequence ATGTTCAGAAGCACTCTTCTGATCGTGCCTATCCTGTTGGCAGGCTGCAGCGAATCCGAACTCGGATCCGAAGGCGAAACTGAAAACCAGCAGGTCATCAGTGAAGAACTCGCACCCCCCTCTGAAACCGGAATCCTCAAGGTTGCCACCCGGAACGGTTCCACGACCTATTATCTGGACCGCCACGAGAATCCGACCGGGCCCGAGCATGCATTGATCAGTGATTACGCGGCTGCCCGCGGCTGGCAAGTGGAGTGGACCATGCTCGATTCCACCAGCGACGTGCTGGATGCGCTCGCCGCCGGCAACACTCACCTGGCCGCGGCCGGCCTGACCCACCTGCCGTCACGGGATGAACAGTTCACCCGCGGACCGGCTCATACCGAAATCACCGAGCAGCTGGTCTGTCACCGGGATGCCCGCCCCCTGCCCCGGAAACCGGGCGCCATTCCGGGGACCGGGATCGTGATCACCGCCGATTCCAGCTACGCCGAAACCCTGCGCCGGCTGAACGAACAATACCCGGGCATCGAATTCACCGAAGATGCCGAGCGCACCACCGAAATCCTGCTGTCCGAGGTGGCGGAACGGGACATCGAGTGCACTGTCGCCGATTCCAACATCGTGCAGGTCATGCGCCGCCACTTCCCGCACCTGGAAGTGGCCATGCCCCTCACCGAAGGTCGCAACCTGGGCTGGTATTTGCCAGGCGGAGCCGACGAGCTGGCCTCGGATGCCCGGGAATGGATGAACAGCAAGGAGGGTGACGAGGCCATCGGAGAGATGGAGCACCGTTACTACGCCTACATCGGCGAGTTCGACTTTGTTGACTTGCGGGCGCTGAACCGACGCATCGACGAACGGTTGCCGAAATTCATCGACAAGTTCGAGGAAGCGGAAGCCAAAACCGGTATGCCTGCAGATCTGCTCGCCGCCCTCGCCTACCAGGAGTCGCACTGGGATCCCAAGGCAAAATCGCCCACCGGAGTCCGTGGCATCATGATGCTGACCCAGCGCACAGCAGAATCACTGGGCGTGAATAACCGCCTGGATCCTGTCGCCGCCATCGATGGTGGCGCCCGTTACCTGGCCGACCGGCACCGCCGGCTGCCGGAAACCATCCCCGAGCCGGACCGGACATTCCTGGCGCTGGCCAGCTACAACATCGGCCGCGGCCATTTGCTGGACGCACGCCAGCTGGCCCGGGAGCTGGGCAAGAATCCGGATTCCTGGGAGGACATGGTGCAGGTCTTACCCCTGAAAGCCGACAAGCGCTATTACCCCAGCACCCGTTACGGCTATGCCCGGGGTTACGAGCCCGTGCACTACGTGCAGCGGATCCGGAACTACCGGGATGTGATTCGCCCGGCGTTCGAGTGA
- a CDS encoding YgjV family protein — MTDLIAGMSLAEGLGQLCGLIALAFCIAGFANKNDDRLMVLLISANVAFALMFAFFESWTASALTVLVIVRITLARKYQGNWQIMAVMLAVNLVVAWGTWKSLTDVFPLTAAVLGTVGMFMLRGIALRVVLGLAALAWMLNNIVIGSVGGILAEGMVLVTNIITIIRLYRLQKKYPDLQTDAIVRTQSD; from the coding sequence ATGACTGACCTGATTGCGGGTATGTCTCTCGCGGAAGGGCTCGGGCAGCTTTGTGGTCTGATCGCTCTGGCGTTCTGCATTGCCGGCTTCGCCAACAAGAACGACGACCGGTTGATGGTGTTGCTGATCTCCGCCAACGTCGCCTTTGCCCTGATGTTCGCTTTCTTCGAAAGCTGGACGGCGTCGGCCCTGACCGTGCTGGTGATTGTCCGCATCACGCTCGCCCGCAAATACCAGGGCAACTGGCAGATCATGGCGGTGATGCTGGCGGTGAATCTGGTGGTTGCCTGGGGTACCTGGAAGTCCCTGACCGACGTTTTCCCGCTCACGGCCGCGGTGCTCGGCACCGTGGGCATGTTCATGCTCCGGGGTATTGCGCTCAGGGTTGTTCTGGGCCTGGCGGCTCTGGCCTGGATGCTCAACAACATCGTCATCGGCTCGGTGGGCGGTATCCTGGCGGAGGGCATGGTGCTGGTTACCAACATCATCACCATCATCCGGCTCTACCGGCTGCAGAAAAAGTATCCGGATCTGCAAACCGATGCCATAGTCAGGACACAGAGCGACTGA
- a CDS encoding encapsulin-associated ferritin-like protein has translation MANESYHEPVEELSDETRDMHRAISSLMEEFEAVDWYNQRASSCKDAQLKEILEHNRDEEKEHAAMVLEWIRRKDPTMDKYLREFLFKDGPIGHHD, from the coding sequence ATGGCCAATGAAAGCTACCATGAACCTGTCGAAGAGCTGTCCGACGAGACCAGGGACATGCACCGTGCAATCAGCTCGCTGATGGAGGAGTTCGAGGCCGTCGACTGGTACAACCAGCGTGCATCTTCCTGCAAGGATGCCCAGCTGAAGGAAATCCTGGAACATAACCGGGATGAAGAGAAAGAGCACGCGGCCATGGTGCTGGAGTGGATCCGTCGGAAAGATCCCACCATGGACAAGTACCTTCGGGAGTTTCTGTTCAAAGATGGTCCGATTGGCCATCACGACTGA
- a CDS encoding transglutaminase-like domain-containing protein: MERYLQPTAFFDYDEPELKAWIARHLEGVSDDPVEQIKVLYLAVRDSINYNPYVFRTDPTTLSASYALTSGETYCIPKAVLLGAAARAIGIPSRLGLADVRNHLSSPKLIEWLRSDIFRMHGFIELYLNGQWVKATPAFNKQLCELMKVEPLEFDGVNDSVFQEFTEDGQAHMEYINDHGVFDDVPHQFIVDGVRAAYGHLFPEDKESLGVDGSLEQDISGR, translated from the coding sequence ATGGAACGCTACCTTCAGCCCACCGCCTTCTTCGATTACGACGAGCCCGAACTCAAGGCCTGGATCGCCCGGCATCTTGAAGGTGTTTCCGACGACCCGGTGGAGCAGATCAAGGTGCTGTACCTCGCGGTCCGGGACAGCATCAACTACAACCCCTACGTGTTCCGCACCGACCCCACTACCCTGTCCGCCAGCTACGCCCTGACCAGCGGCGAGACTTACTGCATTCCCAAGGCCGTCCTCCTCGGCGCCGCCGCCCGGGCCATCGGCATTCCCAGCCGGTTAGGCCTGGCCGACGTCCGCAACCACCTCTCCAGCCCCAAACTGATCGAATGGCTGCGCTCGGATATTTTCCGGATGCACGGCTTTATTGAGCTGTACCTGAATGGCCAGTGGGTAAAGGCGACCCCGGCGTTCAACAAACAGCTGTGTGAGCTGATGAAGGTGGAGCCGCTGGAGTTTGATGGTGTGAATGACTCGGTGTTCCAGGAATTTACCGAAGATGGGCAGGCGCACATGGAATACATCAACGACCACGGGGTGTTTGACGATGTGCCGCACCAGTTCATTGTGGATGGGGTGCGGGCGGCGTATGGGCACCTGTTTCCGGAGGATAAGGAGAGTTTGGGGGTAGACGGAAGCCTGGAGCAGGATATTTCCGGGCGTTGA
- the ahpF gene encoding alkyl hydroperoxide reductase subunit F, protein MLDANIKQQLQAYMEKLQQPIELVAAYDDSKKSQELKELLEDIEPMSSKISLRTEEDPDVRRPSFAINRVGSDIGVRFAGIPMGHEFTSLVLALLQVGGHPSKESQELIEQIKDLEGSFEFETYFSLSCQNCPDVVQALNLMAVLNPNIKHTSIDGALFQDEVEQREVMAVPSVFMNGESWGQGRMTLEEIVARLDTSSAEKEAEKLNQKDPFEVLVIGGGPAGSAAAIYAARKGISTAIAAERFGGQVADTMGIENLISVPYTEGPKLVSAMEQHVKEYDVDIMNMQRAEKLIPAAKTGGLHEVRLANGATLKSRTVVLSTGARWRQLGVPGEEEYRNKGVAYCPHCDGPLFKGKRVAVIGGGNSGVEAAIDLAGIVGHVTLIEFGAEMRADDVLQKKLRSLKNVEIITSGQTTEITGENGKVNGLTYTDRNTGESHHVALEGVFVQIGLVPNTEWLKGDIELSQHGEVIVNDRNETSIPGVFAAGDATTVPYKQIVISMGEGSKAALSAFDFLIRNSVED, encoded by the coding sequence ATGTTGGATGCCAATATCAAGCAACAGCTCCAGGCCTACATGGAAAAACTGCAGCAGCCGATCGAGCTGGTGGCGGCCTACGACGACAGCAAGAAGTCCCAGGAGCTGAAAGAGCTGCTGGAAGACATCGAGCCGATGTCTTCCAAGATCAGCCTGCGTACCGAAGAAGACCCGGACGTGCGGCGCCCGTCTTTTGCGATCAACCGGGTGGGTAGTGACATTGGTGTCCGGTTTGCCGGCATCCCCATGGGTCACGAATTTACCTCCCTGGTACTGGCCCTGCTGCAGGTGGGTGGTCATCCGTCCAAGGAATCCCAGGAGCTGATCGAACAGATCAAGGATCTGGAAGGAAGTTTCGAGTTTGAAACCTACTTCTCCCTGTCCTGCCAGAACTGTCCGGACGTGGTCCAGGCCCTGAACCTGATGGCGGTTCTGAACCCGAACATCAAACACACCTCCATCGACGGCGCCCTGTTCCAGGACGAAGTGGAACAGCGTGAAGTGATGGCCGTGCCCAGCGTGTTCATGAACGGAGAGTCCTGGGGCCAGGGCCGCATGACCCTGGAAGAGATCGTGGCGCGGCTGGATACCAGCTCCGCCGAGAAGGAAGCCGAGAAGCTCAACCAGAAGGATCCGTTCGAGGTGCTGGTCATCGGTGGTGGCCCGGCCGGCTCTGCTGCAGCGATCTATGCCGCCCGAAAGGGTATCTCCACCGCCATCGCAGCGGAGCGTTTCGGTGGCCAGGTGGCGGACACCATGGGCATCGAGAACCTGATTTCCGTGCCTTACACCGAGGGCCCGAAGCTGGTGTCTGCCATGGAGCAGCACGTCAAGGAATACGACGTGGACATCATGAACATGCAGCGCGCCGAGAAGCTGATTCCGGCTGCCAAGACCGGTGGTCTGCACGAGGTGCGCCTGGCCAACGGCGCGACCCTGAAATCCCGTACCGTGGTGCTGTCCACCGGTGCCCGCTGGCGCCAGCTGGGTGTACCGGGAGAGGAAGAGTACCGCAACAAGGGTGTGGCCTACTGCCCGCATTGTGACGGCCCGCTGTTCAAGGGCAAGCGCGTGGCAGTCATCGGCGGTGGTAACTCCGGCGTGGAAGCGGCCATCGACCTGGCTGGCATCGTCGGCCACGTGACCCTGATCGAGTTCGGCGCCGAGATGCGCGCGGATGACGTGCTGCAGAAGAAACTGCGCAGTCTGAAGAACGTGGAGATCATCACCTCCGGCCAGACCACCGAGATTACCGGTGAAAACGGCAAGGTGAACGGCCTGACCTACACCGACCGTAATACCGGTGAGTCCCACCATGTGGCGCTGGAAGGTGTGTTCGTCCAGATCGGCCTGGTCCCGAACACCGAGTGGCTCAAGGGTGACATCGAGCTGAGCCAGCATGGCGAGGTGATCGTCAACGACCGCAATGAGACCTCCATCCCGGGTGTCTTTGCAGCCGGCGATGCGACCACCGTGCCCTACAAGCAGATCGTGATTTCCATGGGTGAAGGATCGAAGGCGGCGTTGAGTGCCTTTGACTTCCTGATCCGGAATTCTGTCGAGGACTGA
- a CDS encoding NAD(P)/FAD-dependent oxidoreductase gives MSQHHFDVLIIGAGVSGIGMACHLKRECPGKSFAILERRQSLGGTWDLFRYPGIRSDSDMFTFGYNFRPWTGGKVLADGASIKNYVRETARENDVERHIRYGLAVKTADWSGVDKCWKLTALNEATGETEHYTASFLVGCTGYYNYDQGYKPDFPGESAFKGQVVHPQHWPEDLDYAGKKVVVIGSGATAITLVPTMAEKAAHVTMLQRSPTYLMPLPSTDKITLSLQKVLPEKVAYKLTRARNISISRLLYQRSRKSPKAMRRLFLSVIKRQVDGKADMRHFTPDYNPWDQRLCVVKDGDLFKALKAGKASIATDHIDRFTETGIRLKSGEELEADIIIPATGLDIQMLGGIKPSVDGREVVLKDKVIYKNVMVEGVPNAAMIFGYTNISWTLKVDIAAEYLCRLINLMDKRGYRTVVARDTENSRGEETILGSLNSGYIKRAADRLPRQGTQGPWKSSQNYLEDVKILRFDPIEDGYLEFDGKRSRAGEGQARGFLRPLRSALFGS, from the coding sequence ATGAGCCAACATCATTTTGACGTACTGATCATCGGCGCCGGCGTTTCCGGCATTGGCATGGCGTGTCACCTGAAGCGCGAGTGCCCGGGCAAGTCGTTTGCCATCCTGGAGCGCCGGCAATCCCTTGGCGGGACCTGGGATCTGTTCCGCTATCCCGGTATCCGTTCCGACTCCGACATGTTCACTTTCGGCTACAACTTCCGTCCCTGGACCGGTGGCAAGGTGCTGGCCGACGGCGCCTCGATCAAGAACTACGTGCGTGAGACTGCCCGGGAGAATGATGTCGAGCGGCACATCCGCTACGGTCTGGCGGTGAAAACGGCGGACTGGTCCGGTGTCGACAAGTGCTGGAAACTGACCGCCCTGAATGAGGCGACCGGAGAAACCGAACACTACACCGCCAGTTTCCTGGTGGGCTGCACCGGGTACTACAACTATGACCAGGGCTACAAACCGGACTTTCCGGGGGAGAGCGCTTTCAAAGGCCAGGTTGTGCATCCGCAGCACTGGCCCGAGGACCTGGACTATGCCGGCAAGAAGGTGGTGGTGATCGGCAGTGGCGCCACCGCCATTACCCTGGTGCCGACCATGGCCGAGAAAGCGGCGCACGTTACCATGTTGCAGCGCTCGCCGACCTACCTGATGCCGTTGCCCTCTACCGACAAGATCACTCTGAGTTTGCAGAAGGTGCTGCCGGAGAAAGTGGCTTACAAACTGACCCGCGCCCGGAATATCTCCATCTCGCGCCTGCTGTACCAGCGTTCGCGAAAGAGCCCTAAGGCCATGCGCCGGCTGTTCCTGTCGGTGATCAAGCGGCAGGTCGACGGCAAGGCCGATATGCGCCATTTCACGCCGGACTACAATCCGTGGGACCAGCGCCTGTGTGTGGTCAAGGACGGCGATCTGTTCAAGGCACTGAAGGCCGGCAAGGCTTCCATTGCCACCGACCACATCGATCGCTTCACCGAGACCGGCATCCGTCTGAAATCGGGGGAGGAACTGGAGGCGGACATCATCATTCCGGCCACCGGGCTGGATATCCAGATGCTCGGCGGCATCAAGCCGAGCGTCGATGGCCGGGAGGTGGTGCTCAAAGACAAGGTCATCTACAAGAATGTGATGGTGGAAGGGGTGCCCAATGCCGCCATGATTTTTGGCTACACCAACATCTCCTGGACCCTGAAGGTGGATATCGCTGCGGAATACCTGTGCCGTCTGATCAACCTGATGGACAAGCGCGGTTACCGCACCGTGGTGGCCCGCGATACCGAGAACAGCCGGGGCGAGGAGACCATCCTGGGTTCCCTGAACTCCGGTTACATCAAGCGCGCCGCGGATCGTCTGCCCCGTCAGGGCACCCAGGGTCCCTGGAAGTCCTCGCAGAACTATCTGGAGGATGTGAAGATCCTGCGCTTTGATCCGATCGAGGACGGCTACCTGGAATTCGATGGCAAACGCTCCCGCGCCGGCGAAGGCCAGGCCCGGGGCTTTCTCCGGCCCCTGCGCTCGGCGCTGTTCGGTTCCTGA
- a CDS encoding ATP-binding protein, giving the protein MGITAIPVDQRVIDIDSRRFASVEKALVELITNSDDSYSRLERAGVAVTGSITIQYERHQNGAMLVVADQAEGMTWQQALTSLTYGGAHSPLANGEATGRGFFGRGLKQAIYGLGYGWLETLHNGRYTRVDLFRGEDGGYLYDDGEGDREAKDTDYERLGTDANGTRVAIVIDNPLVHISQYRSVLHSLSHNIYLREILGRRRVELVHRQAGKEVERMGPVHYLEPESRVLLGPQQPCSFVYEQVSYPFTLTLKRALNAELTLHGDERTNGLLVLSGNAVLDCQLFEFENQVGTEYLFGEVNCPALAEKLGQGLAIISDERDGLNLKDPFVAAFGRAVSKYLRPAVQEEREQLRHLEHATASGRTDHMIEHLLERMNRAAIQDLRISLPPAGDTEAESEPEPEEPALRFTTPFYYRQAGHPFHVSLLVNPASFAPDDVLHISYRFPDSVQLDAKPTEVPVSQLTDRNRIEWTITGDSVGDRGEITVRSQHYWAWCEVVIADHGAHHRHHRPKHHPSHNHRAASRDHGEAMFIGYDFRALHNELERAVYSPKERKILINTEAPTVQLYVDGRGRFRDSARLLLAELFMDVISDELARHQLARSKEPESVAAFHAAKMDIIRRYGRDIHRSFINA; this is encoded by the coding sequence ATGGGCATCACCGCAATTCCGGTAGATCAACGGGTGATCGATATCGATTCCCGCCGGTTCGCGTCGGTGGAAAAGGCGCTGGTGGAGCTGATCACCAATAGCGATGACAGTTACTCCCGACTCGAGCGTGCCGGAGTTGCGGTGACCGGCAGCATTACCATCCAGTATGAGCGCCACCAGAACGGCGCCATGCTGGTAGTTGCCGACCAGGCCGAGGGCATGACCTGGCAGCAGGCCCTGACCAGCCTGACCTATGGCGGTGCCCACAGCCCCCTGGCGAATGGTGAAGCAACCGGCCGGGGCTTCTTCGGTCGTGGTCTTAAACAGGCGATCTATGGCCTCGGTTATGGCTGGCTGGAAACCCTCCATAATGGCCGCTACACGCGCGTCGATTTGTTCCGGGGAGAGGATGGCGGCTACCTCTACGACGACGGTGAAGGCGATCGTGAGGCGAAGGATACCGACTACGAGCGCCTCGGCACCGATGCCAATGGTACCCGGGTGGCCATCGTGATCGACAATCCCCTGGTCCACATTTCCCAGTACCGTTCGGTTTTGCACTCCCTGTCCCATAACATATACCTGCGGGAAATCCTCGGGCGTCGGCGGGTGGAGCTGGTACACCGTCAGGCCGGCAAGGAAGTGGAGCGGATGGGGCCGGTTCACTACCTGGAACCGGAATCCAGGGTGCTGCTGGGGCCACAGCAGCCGTGCAGTTTTGTCTACGAACAGGTGAGCTACCCGTTTACCTTGACCCTGAAGCGGGCGCTCAATGCCGAACTGACCCTGCACGGTGACGAGCGCACCAACGGATTGCTGGTGCTGTCCGGTAACGCGGTGCTCGATTGCCAGTTGTTCGAGTTCGAGAACCAGGTGGGTACGGAATACCTGTTCGGCGAGGTGAATTGTCCCGCCCTGGCCGAAAAGCTGGGGCAGGGCCTGGCCATCATCAGTGACGAGCGTGACGGCCTTAACCTGAAGGATCCGTTTGTGGCGGCGTTCGGACGCGCCGTCAGCAAGTATCTCCGCCCGGCGGTACAGGAAGAGCGGGAGCAACTGCGCCACCTGGAGCATGCGACCGCATCGGGCCGGACCGACCACATGATCGAGCATCTGCTGGAGCGGATGAACCGGGCCGCAATCCAGGATCTGCGCATCTCCTTGCCGCCGGCGGGTGATACTGAGGCGGAATCGGAGCCGGAGCCTGAAGAGCCTGCCCTGCGCTTTACCACCCCGTTCTATTACCGGCAGGCGGGGCATCCGTTTCATGTCTCCTTGCTGGTGAACCCGGCCAGCTTTGCCCCGGACGATGTGTTGCACATCAGCTACCGCTTCCCGGATTCGGTTCAGCTGGATGCCAAACCGACGGAGGTGCCGGTGTCCCAGTTGACCGACCGGAACCGGATCGAGTGGACCATCACCGGTGATTCCGTCGGAGACCGGGGCGAGATTACCGTTCGAAGCCAGCATTACTGGGCCTGGTGTGAGGTAGTGATCGCGGACCACGGCGCCCATCACCGGCACCATCGGCCCAAGCATCATCCCAGCCACAATCACCGGGCCGCATCCCGTGACCACGGCGAGGCGATGTTCATTGGCTATGACTTCCGCGCCCTGCACAACGAACTGGAGCGAGCGGTATACAGCCCGAAGGAGCGCAAGATCCTGATCAACACCGAGGCACCGACCGTGCAGCTGTACGTGGATGGTCGCGGGCGTTTCCGGGATTCTGCGCGTCTGCTGCTGGCGGAGCTGTTCATGGACGTGATTTCCGATGAACTGGCCCGCCACCAGCTGGCAAGGTCGAAGGAGCCGGAGAGCGTGGCCGCGTTCCACGCCGCCAAGATGGACATCATCCGGCGATATGGCCGTGACATTCACCGTTCCTTCATCAATGCCTGA
- a CDS encoding histone deacetylase family protein, translating into MKTVFSPLHSRRHVKTELDGGLLIEPHEKPSRAETILARVKDQALGEILEPEEFGLEPIKRVHTADYVSFLETCWDEWVAAGKPGEAIPTFWVGRGMRARLPKDIDGRLGYYSLGADTSISDGTWEAARASANVALTAQKLVAGGERAAFALCRPPGHHAHADVFGGYCFFNNAAIVAQAFRDQGYGKVAVLDVDFHHGNGTQAIFYDRNDVLTISLHGDPDLVFPHFLGFEDEIGEGEGEGYNLNLVYPPNTPYSVWSQGLEKACERIQAFAPDALVVALGVDTFEEDPISFFKLTSGDYLKLGRRLEQLGLPTVFTMEGGYDVDAIGVNAVNVMQGFEGKE; encoded by the coding sequence ATGAAAACCGTGTTCTCACCCCTGCACAGCCGACGCCATGTCAAAACCGAACTGGACGGCGGCCTGTTGATCGAGCCCCACGAGAAGCCTTCCCGGGCCGAAACCATCCTGGCGCGGGTGAAGGACCAGGCGCTCGGGGAAATCCTGGAGCCGGAAGAATTCGGGCTGGAACCCATCAAACGGGTCCATACCGCCGATTATGTGAGCTTCCTGGAAACCTGCTGGGACGAGTGGGTGGCGGCCGGTAAACCCGGCGAGGCCATCCCCACCTTCTGGGTTGGCCGGGGCATGCGCGCCCGGTTGCCGAAAGACATCGACGGCCGCCTCGGCTATTACAGTCTCGGCGCCGATACCTCAATTTCCGACGGCACCTGGGAAGCGGCCCGGGCCTCCGCCAATGTCGCCCTGACCGCCCAAAAGCTGGTGGCCGGGGGTGAGCGCGCCGCCTTCGCCCTGTGCCGACCGCCCGGTCATCACGCCCATGCCGATGTGTTCGGAGGCTACTGCTTCTTTAACAACGCTGCCATTGTCGCCCAGGCCTTCCGCGACCAGGGCTACGGCAAGGTGGCGGTGCTCGATGTGGACTTCCATCACGGCAATGGCACCCAGGCGATTTTCTATGACCGCAACGATGTGCTCACCATCAGCCTGCATGGCGACCCGGACCTGGTCTTCCCGCACTTTCTGGGATTCGAGGATGAAATCGGCGAGGGTGAAGGGGAAGGCTATAACCTGAATCTCGTGTACCCGCCGAACACGCCTTATAGCGTCTGGAGCCAGGGTCTGGAAAAGGCCTGCGAGCGCATCCAGGCGTTCGCACCGGATGCCCTGGTGGTGGCGCTGGGAGTGGATACTTTCGAGGAAGACCCTATTTCCTTCTTCAAGCTGACCTCCGGCGATTACCTGAAGCTCGGCAGACGCCTGGAGCAGCTGGGGCTGCCGACGGTATTCACCATGGAAGGCGGTTATGACGTGGACGCCATCGGGGTGAATGCGGTCAATGTCATGCAGGGCTTTGAAGGCAAGGAATGA